In the Pogona vitticeps strain Pit_001003342236 chromosome 2, PviZW2.1, whole genome shotgun sequence genome, tttaaagtattcagaGCAATCTCTGAAATGGCAGTGACCAGATCATCCGaagcagcacataaaatggcttttctctgccGCAGGGGGGCCTTAATAAGGAGCTTCAAAAGTGGCAGGTTTCTCCTTATACGTTCAGACATGTTATCCGACTGCTGAATCGGCTTCAATGAAGAAAAGGGTTTCAAAGCAGCCGTCTTTTGTTGCCTGGAGCAGATTTCTTCAAGGTATACACAGCAGGCCAGTCCGGTGGGAAAAGGCCTGTTCTCAGTCTGTAAGGTTCAGGGGTATTGGCGTTTAAATCTACCAACAGATAACCGTGAGGAGGAGTTGTGGCATCTGCAAAAGCTTCCATGAAGAACTGTACATTTCGCGGATACATCTGACGGGCtagtgtggcaatttgctgcttatcCCTGGGGTTTTTAAAGAGGACTAAAAACTTTGCGTTCAGACTAATGGATCGGGCAGATTTTCCCTGGGAAAAAATGttctgagtaattaaaaaaacacttacgttcctgtgatgcacatattgtgtaaataacttttccacttccttattatCAGAGGCAGACTGCATCAAATCGTCTAAAATCAAGAAGTTTATTTTAGTGGGGGGtaacagaacatcatcatcaaacttttcCGGCAAGCCTTCTACAAAACGAATACAGGGATATTTACAGAGAAGAGTCTTATATACAGGTTGCCAGCATCCATAACACcagataatattttcaggcatgtcagaaaatacattgcgCGCGTTGTCAAGCATattcttaataaaaaatgtttttccacaacCACTGGGTCCTGCTAGGATAGCTGAAAAAGGATGAACCCACAACGTATTTAGTTCAGTAGCCATAAGGTAGGGTTTTAAAGTCTTCGACAATCactcttttgtcataaaccaccttttgagttttCCTTAAAAGCTTTGTATGAATCAACCACTGCCGCTTATCCCTGACAATGCCTGGCTGCTCTACCACTATTTCACGGAGCGAACCATCTCGGTTGTCAGAAGCGTACGTAAAAACCAAATCCTTGAGActgtcaaaattaattttttcagagttAGTCACATTCAGTGTGATCCCTTTGACCTTCATGCACGCACTACCGTCACAGATTTTATACCCGTACGTTTTTGGTCCTCCGGACACAAATTCTGTAATATGCATGCCTTCAGGAACCTCACTCGTGAGGTCCCCCAGGTAGTCCCCTAAGGAGGGTTTCCATTCACCCTCCCGTTGTACAAAAATAACAGAGTCAGTATCGTGATAAAGAACTCTATCCTGCAGTTTGTCAAGCAGGTTGTAAAGCTCAAGACGTGCATAAGCTGTGGTAAAGCAGGCTATGAATTCATTTTTCCTACCCTTGGTGGTTAATCTGTCAGTCGCATGTTTCCATGACACACAGACAGCATCATCCGCCAAAAATTCAAACATGGACACTTTGTAAGACTCTGAAAATAAGAGGTTGAAATATTCATCCGGATCTCTGACCACCTGAGTGTTAGGCAGATTCGTTCTCTGACCAAACTTACCCCACAGAGAGTTTAGAAACAGCTTGGCAATCTGTCTTTTTGCGGGGTTTACAGCAATTTTATCTTTACGTAGGGTTATACCCTCTTTCTGTTCATAATcagcaatatatttgtttttatctgccTCGCTGACACACCACGAGGGATAGCCTGATGCCTCCTGTTTGTGGCGAAGGTGCAGCTTCATGTAATCTGAAAACAGTTCATCCgatctgttttcaaaatgccaTACCTCAAAGATTTTCACAACCTTGTACCCCTTATTTATGGCTACATTCAGTTCTATAGTACACCAGGTCCCCGTCAAAGCTCTCTCCTCATCGGTATGTTCACAAGGGGTTCTCTGGCTGCTTTCTGCACAGGCGGCACACAGCACAAACATAAGTTTTCCACCAATCCTGGCTggcaaaactggaaaaaagaggcCTCTAGGTGGTGAGATTTTTGCCTTTACGATACCAAAGTAGGCAGTCACAGGCTCAAAATTCTCATATATGATTTTGGGGTGCCCCAGAGGGTACTCTTTAGTTTTGTTGACATAGGGGTAAAGGCTGGTAAAATCATAGTAAAGAATTTGCTCTCCCGGTTTAGCTCTGTAGTACAAACGGATCGCGTTTGTACGACCACCAAAGAGAGCATCCCTAGGTGCTAAGGGATCTGGAAAATCAGCTGTAGCAAGGTAATTTTTGACATCGTTGTCGTTTCTCACCATCTCTTTCCATTCGTGCTCCCAAATTGATCTGACTTCAAAGCCCTTGCTTCTCAAAACGGCTGTCCTTTCCTGTGTGGCATTGAAAAGAGCCCCATAGGTTTTCCCTAACAGAGGATTCCAATCCTCAGAATGGTAACAGAGGGCACAGCCGTGGAAAAAACACCCCAGGAACTCTAAACATATGCCCCTGCCATTAACAACCATATAACCATCTACATAAAGAGAACCGATACAAAATTCCCCACCATTCAAAGCATGCTGAACCCTGGTTTTTTCTTTATGTGCAATATAAGACAACCACTGGATCGATGCAGATGAGAAGCGCTTGCACTGGCGATGATAGTTGTCTGGGTGCgggattgctattttatttttcggCAGAAATTTGAACTTGTACATGCTAAGACACACACCCGCTAGGGTGGGGTATTGGAGAGGGTCTATGGCAAACCAATCATGTCCCCCATCGTACACTTTCACCTTCTTCTTTGTCAGGGTCATAATTTCATGGCGATACTTTGTGCAGGCCTGTTCCAGGATATTAACATCCTGCTGGCAGTAGGCAGCCAATTCACGCTGCAGGTTAAAGGTTTTTGTCTTATTCTCTTCATGCCATTTTAAGAAAGCCTTCTGCTCAGAAGGCATCATGTGCTGCACTCCATAAGCTTCGGGGGGTGGCAAGGGTCCCTCATACTGTTCGTTTTCAGGGGTGTTGAAGTAATGAGGGAAGTATCCCTTAGACTCCTGATTGAGCCCTAGACATTTGGGTAATTTTGCCAGGGCCATGGGGAGATGGCATAGAGAGTCCAGGAATTTTATATCAAGAGCCGGCACGGATATTGTTATGAGTTTACCCCCTTGAGTAATAAGTTCTACCTCCAGTTTTTCTTTGACTAGCTGGTTGAGAATGAAATAACCGTCATAACCTTTTGAATTATGGGCTATGAACGTTGTTCCCCCGAAAACACTCCCTTCTGTGAAAGTCCGAATGAATTCCTCAATGCAAGCCTCACCCCTAAACTCCCAGGATTTCCCATAAGGCCAtgtctttttctcctcagctttttTCTTAGTTTTCCCAGAGCCAGTCTCGCTACATGAACCGTCGTCCTCATCATATTGTTCACTATCCTCCACCCCCTCTTCCTCAGCATCCTGTTCAAGGATCTCCTTTATCCAATCGGGCATACTGCTTTTCACAgcagcatcttttttaaaatgccgcACAGTCTCACCCCAAAAGGCTCGGGCATAA is a window encoding:
- the LOC144586830 gene encoding uncharacterized protein LOC144586830; this encodes MYSLCDFFFFPRLSALITQHAEMAGNSKENSPASDASLEKYFRDSDDNEFFTQNQAVVPSTSYNIPRTDRAQFHRYTFKRSANQSLNMTIPPKRYKEAERPVPGKSANIPALKGGKAASGGRGKTPAIPQMTTDPKIHERPAGIKSANPQVLKGPKPVADGNGGQNPAAPQMAMDPKYGERSDGSKPWSPQAKSTNGDGSKKLANPQAVEGRKKEGLVEIDGKALAVYTSKVECWFKNFMMIFNVVNAARASLNQIMDEVPDINAICDAIKKMDHFSCAMSFKIQTGLGYPDVKQTNRKYTMRRAHPGRQSRGRKRRKPSTAKLYWHNRVVKLLQGAKKLLARRKRLSLPSSCTQSQEQSPNATLQTPENSGAIGVNSRESQEYPPGCSLPSSWALSQEQSPDAALQTPEHEAENPPVYAEVTNRWEWENERYSTLHIAQEFRFVNLEHVTSYAQAVSALHLAVQEVLDHVNESLETGDCVQLRFEGGNMHKPLFSVKKVKGALDADEFLSNLANLLQSNMELCLDGVLRLVVTIVRPPRGGSRPRALRSIPYSAIINKKRKHLIDFTDVNSKLCFGASLVRVMSKKVPTDAELAHGALQLYQAVHWPVDKEVSLSDIPLFEDHLQVNIQIAHYGDKGWGLFKPQGHKYTQTYTLLLHDNHFYGVLNIKGLFGARNYCQYCHKLYSHIHDCIFFCRLCLRKDCASNVNIMKKCKCCKMKCRSRECLELHTKLAAENKVPCTYRKFCEDCGRFQNAEHFTKDCIGRVCNICWAPRGEEVNHFCFMRPLKEPKISTHYIFYDIESRQDTGLHIPNYCYARAFWGETVRHFKKDAAVKSSMPDWIKEILEQDAEEEGVEDSEQYDEDDGSCSETGSGKTKKKAEEKKTWPYGKSWEFRGEACIEEFIRTFTEGSVFGGTTFIAHNSKGYDGYFILNQLVKEKLEVELITQGGKLITISVPALDIKFLDSLCHLPMALAKLPKCLGLNQESKGYFPHYFNTPENEQYEGPLPPPEAYGVQHMMPSEQKAFLKWHEENKTKTFNLQRELAAYCQQDVNILEQACTKYRHEIMTLTKKKVKVYDGGHDWFAIDPLQYPTLAGVCLSMYKFKFLPKNKIAIPHPDNYHRQCKRFSSASIQWLSYIAHKEKTRVQHALNGGEFCIGSLYVDGYMVVNGRGICLEFLGCFFHGCALCYHSEDWNPLLGKTYGALFNATQERTAVLRSKGFEVRSIWEHEWKEMVRNDNDVKNYLATADFPDPLAPRDALFGGRTNAIRLYYRAKPGEQILYYDFTSLYPYVNKTKEYPLGHPKIIYENFEPVTAYFGIVKAKISPPRGLFFPVLPARIGGKLMFVLCAACAESSQRTPCEHTDEERALTGTWCTIELNVAINKGYKVVKIFEVWHFENRSDELFSDYMKLHLRHKQEASGYPSWCVSEADKNKYIADYEQKEGITLRKDKIAVNPAKRQIAKLFLNSLWGKFGQRTNLPNTQVVRDPDEYFNLLFSESYKVSMFEFLADDAVCVSWKHATDRLTTKGRKNEFIACFTTAYARLELYNLLDKLQDRVLYHDTDSVIFVQREGEWKPSLGDYLGDLTSEVPEGMHITEFVSGGPKTYGYKICDGSACMKVKGITLNVTNSEKINFDSLKDLVFTYASDNRDGSLREIVVEQPGIVRDKRQWLIHTKLLRKTQKVVYDKRVIVEDFKTLPYGY